The uncultured Methanobrevibacter sp. genome window below encodes:
- a CDS encoding DUF4365 domain-containing protein — protein sequence MKRTKQHRIDATAKSILMKISPKNWSLSELSEDYGIDYFVQVFDKYTDEATNISFIIQLKGTEKYKKHGNHVKFQIRTDYLKYYYNKVDKPVFLVVVDVINEEYCCLFIQKYINEELNIKRPNWKSQETVTVDMPIKNTFSNPKIIEQVAEKGSSYCNLLIYGIPTQELMWKVKNITNDPIKKSEDLKNKYSEIYIAQTRVGFEFIQNQNDSINAKKSFQSIYNKTKDDKDNIIHHLNSIAALISFCNLENKKQLFHFINEGLELSIENNITYFEYYFNGLKLESQSLILQNELQKNLLIQKISENNNSSNKIKEYLKKKIYIENNQLYTFYGNFILYLIKIMDNKELYMFLELMRMLLGVLINHVYITYNFTTKDVLNLMLNRIEQLIAIFSKIIDVSTDFSHYKYEFYKYKILYHYLKQDCYPTKLLEEYEELAKQYDVKYHINLIKSLKEQISKPVPNKDFSDITYNDLLELYEKLLLIEGIDLKNNNDETINLKQAIKDLNPKRILDNCIHLELCYVPNEIPSKLRLYSEGLKILYCKYGKIKSNCNLDKAFASFNNEFCSNCKYKTTQDIEWNLEKKSYVKSNEFKKILKDKYYYDYQKGEY from the coding sequence TTGAAAAGAACAAAACAACATAGAATTGATGCAACTGCAAAATCTATTCTCATGAAAATAAGTCCTAAAAATTGGTCTCTTTCAGAACTTAGCGAAGATTATGGTATTGATTATTTCGTACAAGTTTTTGATAAATATACTGATGAAGCCACAAATATTTCATTTATAATTCAACTAAAAGGTACAGAAAAATATAAAAAACATGGAAATCATGTTAAGTTCCAAATAAGAACAGATTACTTGAAATATTACTATAACAAAGTGGACAAACCAGTGTTTTTAGTAGTTGTGGACGTTATTAATGAAGAATATTGTTGTTTATTTATTCAAAAATATATCAATGAAGAATTAAACATTAAAAGACCAAATTGGAAATCACAAGAAACTGTTACAGTAGACATGCCAATTAAAAACACCTTTTCAAACCCTAAAATTATAGAGCAAGTTGCAGAAAAAGGTTCATCATATTGTAATTTATTAATATATGGTATTCCGACTCAAGAACTTATGTGGAAAGTTAAAAATATAACAAATGACCCTATAAAAAAATCTGAAGATTTGAAAAATAAATATTCTGAAATATATATTGCTCAAACAAGGGTTGGTTTTGAATTTATACAAAATCAAAATGATTCTATTAATGCTAAAAAATCTTTTCAATCTATTTATAATAAAACAAAAGATGATAAAGACAATATAATTCATCATTTAAATTCTATTGCTGCATTAATTTCATTTTGTAATTTGGAAAATAAAAAACAATTATTCCATTTTATCAATGAAGGATTAGAATTATCCATAGAAAATAATATTACATATTTTGAATACTATTTTAACGGTCTAAAACTAGAAAGCCAATCTTTAATTTTGCAAAATGAATTGCAAAAAAACTTATTAATACAGAAAATATCCGAAAATAACAACTCTTCTAATAAAATTAAGGAATACTTGAAAAAAAAGATATATATTGAAAATAACCAACTTTACACATTTTATGGAAATTTTATATTATATCTAATAAAAATTATGGATAATAAAGAATTATATATGTTTCTTGAATTAATGAGAATGTTGCTTGGTGTGTTAATTAATCATGTCTATATAACTTATAATTTTACAACAAAAGATGTTTTAAATTTAATGTTGAACAGAATTGAACAATTAATAGCCATATTTTCTAAGATTATAGATGTTTCAACAGATTTTTCTCATTATAAATACGAATTTTATAAATACAAAATACTTTATCATTACCTTAAACAAGATTGTTATCCTACAAAATTACTGGAAGAATATGAAGAATTAGCCAAACAATATGATGTAAAGTACCATATTAACTTAATAAAAAGTTTAAAAGAACAAATATCCAAGCCAGTGCCAAATAAAGATTTTTCAGATATAACCTACAATGATTTACTAGAATTATATGAAAAATTATTATTAATTGAAGGAATTGATTTGAAGAACAATAATGATGAAACTATTAATTTAAAACAAGCAATCAAAGACCTTAATCCAAAAAGAATATTGGACAATTGCATACATTTAGAATTATGTTATGTTCCTAATGAGATTCCATCTAAGTTAAGATTATATTCTGAAGGACTAAAAATATTATATTGTAAATATGGAAAAATAAAATCAAATTGTAATTTAGATAAAGCTTTTGCTAGTTTCAATAATGAATTTTGTAGCAATTGCAAATACAAAACAACACAGGATATTGAGTGGAACCTTGAAAAGAAATCTTATGTGAAATCTAATGAATTTAAGAAAATTTTAAAAGATAAGTATTATTATGATTATCAAAAAGGAGAATATTAA